A portion of the Luxibacter massiliensis genome contains these proteins:
- the selB gene encoding selenocysteine-specific translation elongation factor yields MKHIIIGTAGHIDHGKTTLIKALTGRNTDRWEEEQRRGITIDLGFTYFDLRNGNRAGIIDVPGHEKFINNMVAGVVGMDLVLLVVAADEGIMPQTREHMDILEMLGVKKSILVLNKCDLVDEEWLELVEEEIQEELAGTFLEGAPVMKVSAATGEGIDGLVALIEHFSEEELEEKDIHTIPRLPVDRVFSMSGFGTVITGTLISGMISKEDTLEMYPNGKECKIRNIQVHGVNVDTCYAGQRVAVNISNMKKREIQRGCVLAPPKSMRDSRLMDVKLNILDSSVRVLGNQVRLHFFSGTSEVLCRAILLDSESLGPGESGYVQLRMEEDVAFRRGDRFIVRFYSPMETVGGGVILEPNASRKKRFSQEAIESLRQKESGSAEDVIELHVREFSDTMAAMSELAKLSALSIEETSQAVSELERQGLVCVFPMKRETFVWHMADEASLRGRLVNALQDYVRKYPYRYGMPKAEVHSTFLKKVKPNVFDRYIEWLVEKGALSRHEEFLAPEGYTISLDGTYNKIKGQLLNVLKAAGYDFVKITEINFGGIPGETVDDILILLIDSGEIVKVAEGMYTVREYMDEAQDKIISRLKENGKITIAEIRDMFATSRKSAKPILEYMDSIKVTKKTGAESERISNL; encoded by the coding sequence ATGAAGCATATTATTATTGGGACAGCAGGGCATATTGACCATGGTAAGACAACGCTGATTAAGGCCCTGACCGGCAGGAATACAGACCGATGGGAGGAAGAACAGCGCAGGGGAATAACAATCGACCTTGGATTTACGTACTTTGATTTAAGAAATGGGAATAGGGCAGGAATTATTGATGTGCCGGGGCATGAAAAGTTTATTAATAATATGGTGGCCGGTGTAGTCGGTATGGATTTAGTTCTTCTTGTAGTTGCCGCTGATGAAGGGATTATGCCCCAGACAAGGGAACATATGGACATTCTGGAGATGCTGGGTGTGAAGAAGAGTATCCTGGTACTAAATAAATGTGACTTGGTAGATGAGGAGTGGCTGGAGCTTGTAGAGGAGGAGATTCAGGAAGAACTTGCAGGTACGTTTCTGGAAGGGGCACCTGTGATGAAAGTCTCGGCGGCTACAGGGGAAGGAATAGATGGGTTGGTAGCGTTAATTGAGCATTTCAGCGAAGAGGAGCTGGAGGAGAAAGATATTCATACGATCCCCCGGCTTCCAGTAGACAGGGTATTTTCTATGTCTGGCTTTGGCACAGTTATTACAGGGACTCTTATTAGCGGGATGATATCAAAAGAGGATACGCTGGAAATGTATCCAAATGGGAAGGAATGTAAAATACGGAATATTCAGGTTCATGGTGTGAATGTGGATACATGTTATGCTGGACAGCGTGTAGCCGTAAATATTTCAAATATGAAAAAAAGAGAGATTCAGAGAGGATGTGTCCTGGCACCTCCTAAAAGCATGAGGGATTCAAGGCTGATGGATGTGAAGCTGAATATTTTGGATTCTTCCGTGCGTGTTTTGGGAAACCAGGTGCGCCTTCATTTTTTCAGTGGTACGAGCGAGGTGTTGTGCCGTGCTATATTGTTGGACAGTGAAAGCCTTGGGCCGGGGGAAAGTGGATATGTGCAGCTGCGTATGGAGGAAGATGTGGCATTTCGAAGAGGGGATAGATTTATTGTCCGGTTCTATTCACCTATGGAGACTGTCGGGGGAGGCGTCATTTTAGAGCCAAATGCGTCCAGGAAGAAGCGTTTCAGCCAGGAGGCCATTGAAAGCCTAAGACAGAAAGAATCAGGTTCTGCGGAAGATGTGATTGAACTCCATGTACGCGAGTTTAGCGATACTATGGCAGCAATGTCTGAACTGGCTAAATTGTCAGCCCTTTCAATTGAAGAGACATCCCAGGCAGTGTCAGAATTGGAAAGGCAGGGTTTAGTCTGTGTATTTCCCATGAAGAGAGAGACATTCGTGTGGCATATGGCGGATGAGGCTTCATTGAGGGGACGTCTTGTAAACGCCCTGCAGGATTATGTCCGAAAGTACCCTTACCGGTATGGTATGCCAAAAGCTGAAGTTCATAGTACATTTTTAAAAAAGGTAAAGCCAAATGTTTTTGACAGATATATCGAATGGCTGGTGGAGAAGGGGGCGTTGTCCCGGCATGAAGAATTTTTAGCGCCAGAGGGATACACAATCAGCCTGGATGGAACCTATAACAAAATAAAAGGACAGCTTCTGAATGTACTGAAAGCAGCAGGATACGATTTTGTGAAAATTACAGAAATAAATTTTGGCGGTATTCCCGGGGAGACTGTGGATGATATCTTGATTCTGCTGATAGATTCAGGTGAAATTGTGAAGGTGGCAGAGGGAATGTATACAGTAAGGGAATATATGGATGAGGCACAGGATAAAATTATTTCAAGGCTTAAGGAGAATGGAAAAATTACAATCGCTGAGATACGAGATATGTTTGCCACAAGCCGGAAGAGTGCAAAACCCATTCTGGAGTATATGGATAGTATTAAAGTTACAAAAAAAACAGGAGCAGAGAGTGAAAGGATATCAAATCTATGA
- a CDS encoding selenium metabolism-associated LysR family transcriptional regulator, giving the protein MNLKQLEAFVSVAEEGSFSKAAKALFLTQPTVSAHISSLEQELNVRLFVRNTKEVNLSDSGRILYEYAKQMVVLEKKIEAAFDGTRKEEGHSIRIAASTVPAQYLLPSILTAFSRKYPREQLKITETDSAGVVEQIVNHNADIGFTGTVLEKKHCCYIPFYRDELIVITPNTEKFRFLKEKDGINTEDRSWIQNEPVIMREEGSGTRKEAERLLKSVGIAVRDLNIVATIENQETIKRLVGSGTGISIISRLAAEEEIEEEKVLSFPLGGEDERRNINVIYNKNLQLTATGESFLRMVRKVYPENAV; this is encoded by the coding sequence ATGAACCTGAAACAGTTAGAGGCATTTGTATCAGTAGCCGAGGAGGGAAGCTTTTCAAAAGCGGCAAAGGCCTTGTTCTTGACGCAGCCAACTGTGAGCGCGCACATTTCTTCTTTGGAGCAGGAATTAAATGTCCGCCTGTTTGTGAGAAATACGAAAGAGGTGAATTTATCTGACAGCGGCAGGATATTGTATGAGTACGCAAAACAGATGGTTGTTCTGGAGAAAAAGATAGAGGCGGCGTTTGATGGGACGAGAAAAGAGGAAGGGCACAGCATCAGGATTGCCGCTTCAACTGTTCCTGCCCAGTATCTGCTGCCGTCTATACTCACAGCTTTTAGCAGGAAGTATCCCAGGGAGCAGCTGAAGATTACAGAGACAGATAGTGCGGGAGTCGTGGAACAGATTGTAAACCACAATGCAGATATAGGTTTTACAGGCACTGTCCTGGAGAAAAAGCATTGCTGCTATATTCCTTTTTACAGAGATGAGCTAATTGTAATAACCCCCAATACAGAAAAATTCAGATTTCTTAAGGAGAAAGACGGGATAAATACTGAGGACAGATCATGGATTCAGAATGAACCCGTTATTATGCGTGAGGAAGGATCTGGGACGCGCAAGGAGGCGGAGAGACTTTTGAAAAGTGTTGGGATAGCGGTGAGGGATCTGAACATTGTGGCGACTATAGAGAACCAGGAGACGATTAAGCGGCTGGTGGGCAGTGGGACTGGCATTTCTATTATTTCCCGGCTGGCGGCTGAAGAAGAAATAGAGGAAGAAAAGGTGCTCAGCTTTCCCCTGGGAGGAGAAGATGAAAGGAGGAATATCAATGTTATTTATAATAAAAACCTCCAGCTTACAGCTACAGGAGAAAGTTTTCTGCGTATGGTCAGGAAGGTCTATCCAGAGAATGCTGTCTGA
- a CDS encoding aminotransferase class V-fold PLP-dependent enzyme — translation MIYMDNAATTMQKPREVSEAVVQALNSIGNAGRGATEAALSASRVIYETRERLGRFFHAENPRRIVFTANSTESLNIAIKGVLNPNDHVVTTVLEHNSVLRPLYECQEHGTKLTIVDCDEKGRISCEMLEDAIRDDTKAVVCTHGSNLTGNMTDIEEIGRIAKRHGVLFIVDASQTAGVFPIDVQKMGIDILCFTGHKSLLGPQGTGGMYVKEGVDVRPLLSGGSGVDTYNTHHPSDMPTALEAGTLNGHGIAGLGAALLYLEQTGIDSIRATELSLMRRFYEGISAVPGVEVYGDFGTDMRCPIVSFNIRDYDSSEVSDELFVTYGIATRPGAHCAPLMHQALGTEGQGAVRFSFSHYNTEEEIDFAIQAIRELAEE, via the coding sequence ATGATTTATATGGATAATGCAGCAACAACAATGCAGAAGCCAAGGGAAGTGTCAGAGGCGGTGGTTCAGGCCCTGAACTCTATCGGAAATGCAGGCCGTGGGGCGACGGAAGCAGCTTTAAGTGCATCCAGGGTTATTTACGAGACGAGAGAGAGGCTTGGCCGCTTTTTTCATGCAGAGAATCCCAGGCGTATTGTGTTTACTGCAAATTCAACAGAAAGTTTGAATATCGCCATAAAAGGTGTTTTAAATCCAAATGACCATGTAGTTACTACAGTGCTGGAACATAATTCAGTACTGCGCCCATTGTACGAGTGCCAGGAGCATGGGACAAAGCTGACTATTGTGGACTGTGATGAAAAAGGGCGCATTTCTTGTGAAATGCTTGAGGATGCTATTAGGGATGATACAAAAGCTGTGGTGTGTACTCATGGTTCTAATCTGACTGGCAATATGACTGATATAGAAGAAATCGGGAGGATTGCAAAGAGGCATGGTGTGTTATTCATAGTAGACGCATCCCAGACAGCGGGGGTATTTCCTATAGATGTACAGAAGATGGGGATTGACATCCTTTGCTTTACTGGGCATAAAAGTTTGCTGGGCCCCCAAGGAACGGGAGGGATGTATGTGAAGGAGGGAGTGGATGTACGCCCTCTTTTAAGCGGAGGCAGCGGAGTAGATACATATAACACACATCATCCGTCAGATATGCCTACAGCTTTGGAGGCAGGGACTCTGAACGGCCATGGGATAGCCGGGTTGGGAGCTGCACTTCTGTATCTGGAGCAGACGGGCATCGACAGTATCAGAGCCACGGAGCTGAGTCTGATGAGGCGCTTTTATGAAGGGATTTCTGCGGTACCTGGCGTAGAAGTCTATGGGGACTTCGGGACAGATATGAGATGTCCCATTGTTTCCTTTAACATCAGAGATTATGATTCTTCAGAAGTGAGTGACGAATTATTTGTAACCTACGGCATAGCAACCAGGCCTGGCGCCCACTGTGCGCCCTTAATGCACCAGGCGCTGGGGACCGAGGGACAGGGAGCCGTGAGGTTCAGCTTTTCTCACTATAATACGGAAGAGGAGATTGATTTCGCAATTCAGGCAATTAGAGAATTGGCAGAAGAGTAG
- the yedE gene encoding YedE family putative selenium transporter produces the protein MNLSDSKGKLAIAGVICGLVAVCLAIFGNPANMAFCIACFIRDTAGALGMHQAEAVQYARPEIIGLVLGAFLISVATKEYRSTAGSSPMIRFVLGMIIMIGSLVFLGCPLRMIIRMSAGDLNAWVALIGFILGIATGVFALKKGFSLGRAHVTGKMSGGVLSVLMLAILVLALATSLLKASESGPGSMHAPLILSLVGGLIFGAMAQKSRMCFAGGIRDVILMKNFDLLTVIGGIFVVMLIFNIATGRFILGFDTPGIIAHSEHLWNILGMYTVGFAAVLAGGCPLRQLILAGQGSSDSAVTVVGMFIGAAICHNFGLAASGTALNAETNEVVAGAVPLYGKIAVIICIIVCFIIAFTNKREQAK, from the coding sequence ATGAATTTATCGGATTCAAAAGGAAAACTGGCCATTGCCGGTGTAATTTGCGGTCTTGTTGCTGTGTGCCTGGCTATTTTTGGGAACCCGGCAAACATGGCATTTTGTATTGCGTGTTTTATCCGTGACACGGCGGGCGCCCTGGGGATGCATCAGGCGGAGGCGGTGCAGTACGCAAGGCCTGAGATCATTGGATTAGTGCTGGGGGCATTTCTTATTTCAGTAGCTACAAAAGAGTACCGCTCCACCGCAGGTTCATCTCCTATGATACGGTTTGTGCTGGGGATGATTATTATGATAGGATCACTCGTATTCTTAGGGTGTCCACTGCGTATGATTATAAGGATGTCAGCCGGTGACCTTAATGCATGGGTAGCGCTGATTGGGTTTATTTTAGGGATTGCAACAGGCGTGTTTGCATTAAAGAAAGGGTTCAGCCTTGGCCGTGCACATGTCACAGGTAAAATGAGCGGGGGTGTGCTTTCGGTTCTTATGCTGGCAATTCTGGTGCTTGCACTGGCAACATCACTTTTAAAAGCAAGCGAGTCTGGCCCGGGAAGTATGCATGCGCCTTTGATCTTGTCATTAGTAGGCGGATTGATTTTTGGGGCTATGGCTCAAAAGTCCAGGATGTGTTTTGCCGGAGGGATCCGGGATGTCATCCTTATGAAGAATTTTGACTTACTGACAGTTATCGGGGGAATATTTGTAGTAATGCTTATATTTAACATTGCTACCGGAAGATTCATACTGGGATTTGATACACCGGGAATCATTGCACACTCTGAACATTTGTGGAACATTCTTGGTATGTATACTGTAGGGTTTGCTGCAGTTCTTGCAGGAGGATGCCCTCTCAGGCAGCTGATACTTGCAGGGCAGGGTTCCTCTGATTCAGCCGTGACGGTAGTGGGAATGTTTATTGGGGCAGCAATCTGCCATAACTTCGGCCTAGCAGCCAGCGGTACAGCCTTAAATGCAGAGACAAACGAGGTAGTTGCAGGGGCAGTGCCTTTGTATGGAAAGATTGCAGTAATAATTTGTATAATAGTATGTTTTATTATTGCTTTCACCAATAAGAGGGAGCAGGCTAAATAG
- a CDS encoding sulfurtransferase TusA family protein has product MKEVDARGLSCPEPLMMTAEAMKETSGPVKVLVTEPHQKMNVEKFAREHGRKAASTETEDGFAVTIE; this is encoded by the coding sequence ATGAAAGAAGTAGATGCAAGAGGTCTGTCCTGTCCAGAACCTTTGATGATGACAGCGGAGGCTATGAAAGAGACATCGGGGCCAGTGAAGGTCCTGGTTACAGAGCCGCACCAGAAAATGAACGTGGAAAAATTTGCAAGAGAGCATGGGAGAAAAGCCGCGTCAACAGAGACAGAAGATGGCTTCGCAGTAACAATCGAGTAG
- a CDS encoding DUF3343 domain-containing protein, with the protein MRKKELKLVVTFHTTADAMAMESACKGMKIPGRLIPVPRSLSAGCGLSWCAQLEDKSVLEEMMEATAIEYEAIQECMV; encoded by the coding sequence ATGAGAAAAAAAGAATTAAAACTGGTAGTCACATTTCACACAACAGCAGATGCTATGGCTATGGAAAGTGCATGTAAAGGGATGAAAATCCCTGGGAGGCTGATTCCCGTGCCTCGCAGCCTGTCCGCCGGGTGCGGACTTTCCTGGTGTGCACAGCTTGAAGATAAATCTGTGCTTGAGGAAATGATGGAAGCAACTGCTATTGAATACGAAGCCATACAGGAATGTATGGTATAA